From Haemorhous mexicanus isolate bHaeMex1 chromosome 13, bHaeMex1.pri, whole genome shotgun sequence, a single genomic window includes:
- the MESD gene encoding LRP chaperone MESD yields MREPGPPSRERQKMAAAAGWALLALALCLSAAAATGGSEGKRPPKKKDIRDYNDADMARLLEQWEKDDDIEEGDLPEHKRPPAPIDFSKIDPGKPESILKLTKKGKTLMMFVTVSGNPTEKETEEITSLWQGSLFNANYDVQRFIVGSNRAIFMLRDGGYAWEIKDFLINQERCADVTLEGQVYPGKGADGSEKVKNKTKPEKAKKKKDTEKKSNGVKEDNRATNQREEL; encoded by the exons atGAGGGAGCCGGGGCCGCCTTCCCGGGAGCGGCAGAAgatggcggcggccgcgggctGGGCGCTTCTGGCCCTGGCGCTGTGTCTGAGCGCGGCGGCCGCGACCGGCGGCTCCGAGGGGAAGCGGCCGCCCAAGAAAAAGGACATTCGGGACTACAACGACGCGGACATGGCCcggctgctggagcagtgggag aaagatGATGACATTGAAGAGGGAGATCTCCCTGAACACAAGAGGCCTCCAGCACCAATAGATTTCTCAAAAATAGATCCAGGCAAGCCTGAAAGCATCCTGAAGCTGACAAAGAAGGGGAAGACTTTGATGATGTTTGTCACAGTGTCGGGAAATCCAACAGAAAAGGAGACTGAAGAAATCACCAGCTTGTGGCAGGGCAGCCTCTTCAACGCAAACTATGACGTGCAAAG GTTTATTGTTGGCTCCAATCGGGCCATCTTCATGCTGCGGGATGGTGGCTATGCCTGGGAGATCAAAGACTTCCTGATCAATCAGGAAAGGTGTGCAGATGTTACTCTGGAAGGTCAGGTTTATCCTGGCAAGGGAGCAGACGGAAGTGagaaagtgaaaaacaaaacaaaacctgaaaaagcaaagaagaaaaaagacacaGAGAAGAAATCCAACGGCGTCAAAGAGGACAACCGAGCAACCAACCAGAGAGAGGAGCTATGA